The nucleotide sequence GAGCGTTTCCACCGCCCCCGCCTGGAGGTCCTGGCCGAGGCGTCCCCCGACGTCCTGGCCCTGGAGACCATCCCGGACACCGACGAGGCTGCGGCCCTGCTGCACGCGGTACGCGGCCTGGGGATCCCCGCCTGGCTCTCCTACAGCATCGACGGCGACCACACCCGCGCCGGCCAGCCCCTGGAAGAGGCGTTCGCCCTGGCGGCGGACGCCGACGAGATCCTGGCGGTGGGCGTGAACTGCTGCGCCCCCGAGGACGTCCCCCGAGCGGTGGAGACGGCGGCACGCATGACGGGCAAGCCGGTGGTCGCCTACCCGAACAGCGGCGAGACGTGGGACGCGACCACTCGCACCTGGGACAACACCCCCACCCTGAACCCCGCCTGGTCGGCGGCGGGCGCCCGCCTGCTGGGCGGCTGCTGCCGCGTGGGCCCGGAGACGATCACCGCGATCGCCCGGGCGCTGGGCCGCGCCTGACCGGGTGGCGGCCCCTCACCGTCGCCGGAGCGCC is from Streptomyces seoulensis and encodes:
- the mmuM gene encoding homocysteine S-methyltransferase; this encodes MSTDLATALTEGPPLVLDGGLSNQLAAAGHDLSDELWSARLLAEDPGAITEAHLAYYTAGADVAITASYQATFEGFAGRGIDRAEAARLLRSSVELAREAARRAEVTRPLWVAASVGPYGAMLADGSEYRGRYGLSGAELERFHRPRLEVLAEASPDVLALETIPDTDEAAALLHAVRGLGIPAWLSYSIDGDHTRAGQPLEEAFALAADADEILAVGVNCCAPEDVPRAVETAARMTGKPVVAYPNSGETWDATTRTWDNTPTLNPAWSAAGARLLGGCCRVGPETITAIARALGRA